Within the Glycine soja cultivar W05 chromosome 3, ASM419377v2, whole genome shotgun sequence genome, the region AACTATTTTGGGGAAACATTTGTCATAAACAAGTATGAAATAGAAATTGACATGTCACACTTAAAACTGATTAAAGACTTACTGgatggaaaatatttatttcagtcaaaatataagaaaaagtgTTGTCAATGATAAACAGCTAACTATTGCCTGAATACTGTAAACAGACAGAAGTATACTTAAAACATACTTGCATGCGCCAGACTGTTAATCTGCATTGTTTTTAGATATAAATAAATCATGGCTGACTGCTTTGGGATTTCAATAGATTCCCTAATGAAAAAGATTTACTGGATTCAACCAGCAAGAGACTTGACTATTGGCCATTAAATTAGtaatataaaagaaagaaaataattcacTTTCTGTTCTTTTTGCACTTTGTAAGAGATACACTGTTGAAATAACTTATTTTCTGATGTTTAATTTGAAACTTCATAATCAGGCTTAGTCTACCTTTTTCCAtttctgtttagtttttggtAAATAGAAATAGTTATCTATCCTTAACTTGTCTTGCAAATATCTTATTTACTTGACCTAAATATAGTCTTTGTTGTTTCAGTGGCATGGGTCCCGATTTTCGAGTTTTGGTTCGAAAAAGCAGGAAACAAGCTGAGCAGTATCATCGGTTATATAAAGTATGGTATACCAAATTCTATTCCAACACAAACCCGAAAAAATGGACAAATTGCTTTTCTTAGGAACACATATTCGTTACCACAAAAAGGATAATGGTAACCCCACCATTAACTACttcaatttaatagtaataaaaatacattttttcttaCTTCCGAGTTCCTGTTCTGCTTAGACTTAGTTAAGATGATTCATCTAATAACGTCAGCTTCACTTTGGAACTTGGTATTGTAAtggattatataattatatagtaTTGTATATTGTTGATCTCAATGATTGTTACTAGGTGAGAAATCTGTATGtggttttcattattttatatgcAATGCATGTTTTTTTTGACTGAAAGAGTCATGgagtgtttattttttgtacAACTCTGTAACAAAACAGATTGATGGGCTTAATTTATATAATGGTCCTTCTTGTATTGAGTATCTTTCATTCTTTGTATAATTTGAGAAGGGAGGTAGTTatcataaaatgatattttttgaggaaaaataaagtataaaattcTATATATGATTAAGATGGACAAACTACCAAAGTCAATGGTATGTCCAAGCTAGATATGATGAAAGGATGTCTAGGATGAGAACGGGGTTAACATTCTATAATTGTACTGATTATTTGTATTAATCTATTACAGTAGGATTCATCAAAAGTACCCACTAATACATAACTAAGATAGGCAAACTACTACAGTCAGTGTTACATTCAATCTCTATTGAGCACAAATTTTGtacttagtttttttaatacccATTCTTCTTAGATTTTATATAGACTAGCAAAGGAATCAGTGCCTATAGAAACTCCTTTTGCTTAATAGTTAATTATTGAGGAGCACTAGAGAATCACTtcagctttttatttttatttttaattagtttatttatttatgctcAAGTCTATTATATTCTTCCAGAAAGTCAGATTTTGTTGCTTATTTGAAGGGATAAAGGAAATACTTTGAAAGTTACAAGTAGTTGCATATTCAACATCTTTGATAAAGGCTGTTAAAGTGCTATTTACGCTGACAAGGATTTAATGGGGTCAAATAGAAGGATCTCATTATATCTTTCTTAAATTGAGTCTTACAACTCATGCTGTACACAATTGTTTTTATGAGAGAATAGTTACAATTATGTATCATATATTTTCTATTGCCACGAATTATTAATGGCACATTTACTTTTTTCATCAGTGAATTTCGTAATTCTTTTTTGTAGGATGTACTGCCTATTAATGTTGATTGTCATATATTGATTAGATTTTCCCTAGaacatttgtttttctttttctcgagAGTTTTGAGTACTTCTTAGTCATTAATGAAGTTTGttgtaattaaaagtataaGAATTATGCACTACTTATAATCTTTTATGAATTTACTCATgctcttctttttcttgatctttctGTTTGCTTTTGGTATTCTATGTTGGATCATTTGTGATGTGGTTATATCTGATAagtgataatataatttaaaatttgcagGAACCAATTCCTGTCAATCAACTTGTTAGGGAAGTTGCTGCCGTAATGCAGGAATTTACTCAGTCTGGGTAATTATTTCTTTGTAAACTGATCTCTTTTTGAGATATGTCTTGGCCACTGAAATGTACCCTGTCAATACAGAAGCTTATTTCATGCATATACATCAACCCCCCTcccaataaaaagaaagaaaataaataccccaagaaaaaggaaagtggGGATGAAAATACTCAAGGGTATAATTCAGGTATAGTCTTTGGCAATTGGATCCTTAAATCTGAGTGAGTTCTAgctctgttttttgttttttcttccttgTCATCCTCTCACCAGAATTTTGTTGCTACTGATTTCATAACTTTTTTGacagactatttttttttttttataataaactaaGTTTTTTGAAATTCTCCATTCCAATGAACATGATTCAGATGGCTTTGATTGTTGAGGGGGATCACTTGTTGTAATTAAATGCCAAGGGAATGATTTTCCAAAGTCACAATCATCATTAGCTTTTGGAACATGAATACAATTTCTGGAAATTGGAAGCTTGGAATAAGTATAAACCTAGGTGCCTAGATCGGCCTTATCTTTCTGAAAAGAACCAGCATGAATTAATATTGATTGAAGTGTTACTTTAATTGTTTCCTTTTACTCTGGAGGTATATGCTAGATAAATTGGTCATATTGTCATCCATATAGACATTCCATGTCAAAATTAGACAGATCTTTGTAGTAGATAAATCCTTAATAAGCATCTCACTAAATGCATTGAACTTGGTTTGATCTTTGGGATTATTTTTGTATACACCCAACTATGTTTACTTTCCATTCTTACCCTTTATCATTTTTTGAATTCTGACATTTCTGTTTTGGTCTTGATAGTGGTGTTAGGCCTTTTGGAGTGTCACTGCTAGTTGCTGGATTTGATGATAATGGACCACAATTATATCAGGTgtgtaaacatttattttttgatgtAATTCTTGACATGTTTAAACCCTAGTAAATGGCCATCACTTTGTGATTACATTGCATTGTCTAACCCTTTGTTGTGAACTCGAATTCTGTATGTTTAGCTGTCATATTGTAGACTGTATGTAACAAGTCTAGACTTCAGAACCTCATTCTTTAGTGAAATGAATAAGTGCTCCTTAGATTCCCTAAagactttatattttaatttctatgctATCTTGTTTTGCTTCACCTGAATTAGTTTTGCTTCAAACTGAAAATTGCTCATTGATTTATGTGTGTTCAAATTCAAGTGTGTGCTCAGACAATTGGTTGTCTATATCACTATGCATCTAGACATTTGTGTATTCAATGTGTTTGTACTGGCCTGCTTGGATCTCTTTGTATTATAGTATATTGTAAGAGGTGCAGTTACTCAACTGCACACTCCTAAGTTAGTTCTGTAAGGAAGTAGTTAAGCTACTTATGCCAGCTGTCTATGAAACAgcagatattatatatatatatatatatctatatatatatatatatatatatataatataatataatataatataacagTTTTGTTAGGTGGCTAATAACATTGAgaccctttcttcttcattttctttctctccATCTAAGTTTTCTTAAGATGGTATCAGAGGGACTGACTCTATCAGAATTGAGAGGCCGAGCATCTGTGGCAGATACTTCGGGGGAATGAGGAACAGTAGAGGGCTTAGATGAACCAGTAGAAGTGTTGGAAGGTGGTGTAGTGACCTGAGGGGATAAAGTTTGATTAACCTGAACAGGCGACACAATGGGTATAGAGGCTGGGGGAAGGGAAGAAGTGGATGATGAAGGTGTAGGATGAACCTGTTCATGACACTCTCCTGAGCCTGGTTCTGCTGAACCAGTTACTGCCCCTGCTGATTCTGGTTCTGTTCCTCAGTCAGATACATCATCCAGTTCTGAACCTACTTCTAGACCTGATATAAGTTTTGCAGTAAACCTCTTGATTCTCACTGGGTGGCAGTTAAGATGATTCTCAGATATCTCAAGGGACATTCATATTGTATCACGACCTTCATCTAAAACCTGCTATATTGTGAGAGGTGCAGTTACTCTAGCTCACAACTCTGTACTTCACTCGAGAACAAAGCATTTGGAGATCTAATGTGTTTTTTGTCAGGGAAAGTTTTGGCCAAACAACTAGTCGTTCAGCATGTTCCAGCCCCAATGGGCAGACACTTTGACTAAACTGCTTTCTCCCACTCGGTTTCTCTACTTAAGGAGCAAACTCAATGTGATTGAACCTTCAAGGTGCAGTTACTCAACTGCACACTTGGGTAGCTAGTCCTGTTAGGAAGTAGTTAAGCTACTTATGCCAGCTGTCTTTGAAACAGAAGATACTATAAATACCTATCTGTACACTTTTGTTAAGTGGCTAATAACATTGAGACCCTttcttattcattttctttctttgcatCTAAGTTTTCTGAAGACTTTGTTATTGTATTTAAGACTTGTTTAAAATTACTGCTTTGAATTTTAAAGAGAGGGAATTGAAGGTTGTGATttgatgtgattttttttttttttctgtaggtGGATCCATCAGGTTCATATTTTTCTTGGAAAGCTTCTGCTATGGGGAAAAATGTTTCTAATGCAAAGACTTTTCTTGAGAAGAGGTAAATAGATTTGTCGTGTCTTTTTTAATGCATCTCTTCTTCCcttaccaaaaaaaaaggatgCATATCTTCTTCAAAAGTTGTCAATTTTGTGGTTTGGAACTTTTTTCTTTGAAgttaattatgattatattatatttctttgaATGATTTGAGTTGCATTAGTTTTACCTCATTTCATTTTCCCTATCATTTCTATGGTTGACTTAATTGTCCACTTACAGGTACACAGATGATATGGAGCTTGATGATTCAGTCCACACAGCAATATTGACTCTGAAGGAAGGGTAGGAGCATGCTATTTCAAGTTTATGcactgaaatttattttatattatttggttATTTTCATCTTGACATTTGACCTATGGCACATCCCTCCAAACCATCTTCACATCTGCTGGCTTTAATGCTTGCAAGTTTTAAATCAAGCTTAAAAACTTTGGTAATGACAGGGAGTTGTGCCTGTTCTTATGTCCCTTTATTGACAGtttttatgttattgttttttattctcaCCTCCTACTGTATTTTTTTGAACCCGTGTGGTATTTGCTTAGTCTTTTGAAAcgtttctcaaattttctctcatgttttCTTTTGTGCGTGTTTCACAGGTTTGAGGGACAGATCTCAGGAAAAAACATTGAAATTGGCATAATCGGTGCTGATAAAAAGTTCAGGTGCATATCTATTTACTTAAAATATACCGAGTTTCTTGACTCTGGTTTCTGCCATCAGTAGTCTAATTGAGTTGATTTTTGGATTGTCCAAtctgaaataataaatttagagTATTTAAAAGTACACGACAATTGCATCACAAAACTGAGACTTTCAAGTTATCTGCTAAATTCTAAACCAATCTAGACTTCAAACTTCAAAATCATCCTTATATACTTCTATTGTTTAATTGGGTGATTAATAATAATAGCATGCCAATAATGTTGCAGGGTATTGACACCAGCCGAAATTGATGATTATTTGGCTGAAGTAGAAT harbors:
- the LOC114406225 gene encoding proteasome subunit alpha type-2-A-like — encoded protein: MGDSQYSFSLTTFSPSGKLVQIEHALTAVGSGQTSLGIKAANGVVIATEKKLPSILVDETSVQKIQLLTPNIGVVYSGMGPDFRVLVRKSRKQAEQYHRLYKEPIPVNQLVREVAAVMQEFTQSGGVRPFGVSLLVAGFDDNGPQLYQVDPSGSYFSWKASAMGKNVSNAKTFLEKRYTDDMELDDSVHTAILTLKEGFEGQISGKNIEIGIIGADKKFRVLTPAEIDDYLAEVE